The genomic region ACGATGAAACGACGATTGTGACAGTTCTGCCTCCTCAAAATGCGAATACTGATGAGGAAGGCGCTGATGAGGAAGAGCCGGCAGAGCCAGAAGTCATCAATGAGAAAAGCAATGATGAAGAAGAAGAATAAATACGTAATATAGTAAAAAAGGGGCCAAATTCCTAATTTGGCCTTTTTTACACTTTAAGAAGTTCGTACACCAATTATGGGATTGAAAGAGGGAAAAGCAATGAAATGTATTGTGGGACTGGGTAATCCGGGCTCCAAATTTGAAAACACCCGACATAATATTGGATTCCAGGTGATTGATGAGCTGGCTGAGAGAAATCACTGGTCCTTAAACAGAGAAAAATATAATGCTTTATATACGATAGAACATTTGAACGGTGAAAAGGTACTTATTTTAAAGCCGCTTACATATATGAATTTATCAGGGGAAGCTGTCCGACCGTTTATGGACTTTTATGACCTGGATATTGAGGATTTGCTGGTTGTTTATGATGATCTGGATTTGCCCGCAGGAAGAATTCGTCTGCGGCAAAAGGGTGGACATGGTGGACACAATGGCATACGCAATATTATTGACCAGACGACACTGAAAAATTTCAAACGCATACGTATAGGCATAGGGCGACCGGAAACGAATGTACCGATTATTGATTATGTATTAGGCAAATTTACAGAGGAACAGAAGCCAAAAGTTGAGGATAGTGTGAAAAGTGCAGCAGAAGCCTGTGAAATGTGGCTGGAAAAACCATTTTTAGAAGTCATGAATCATTTCAATTCTTAATATATTTGACTGTATAAGATCCCGCTGCCACGGGCAAACTTTTAATAAGTTTGTACCGAGGGAGGGTTGGTAATGGCTGTCATTTACCGTTGCCGCCATTGCGGAGATAAAATTGGAGAATTGCAGCAATCATATGTTCATGAAGAAGATTTAGGTCTTCACATTCTTTCCAATGAAGAGCGGAATGAAATGATTGATTACACAAAGGATGGTCATATGGAGGTTAAGGCCATCTGTGACCATTGTGAGGATGCATTAAACAACCATCCAGACTATCATGAACTTGACAGCTTTATTCAATAGCAGCACGATGGAATGAAAAAACAAGCTTTGGTGTTGGTCCACCAAAGCATTTTTGTACGTCTTAAGGGGGAGTAAGGTTTGCAGGGTTTAAAAAACTACCTTCAGGAACAAAATGATATACAGACCATTATTTCAGGCTTTTCATCAGGAATGAAAGAGCAGCTCGTGTCAGGCCTGTCCGGGGCAGCTCGCAGTGTTTTTATTTCCTTGCTTAATGAATCACTGGATAAGCCGGTCTTAGTTCTGACACACCACTTAAGTCAGGCTCAGGCACTTTATGAGGATTTATTAGATTTAAGTCATGAGGAAGATGTTTATCTTTATCCGGTTAATGAGCTTATGGCATCAGAAATTGCTGTTGCCAGTCCTGAGCTATTAAGCCAGCGGATGGAATCGTTAAACCAATGGATTCATAAGCGAAAAGGAGTATTTATTGCTCCTATAGCTGCTTGCAAACGAATACTTCCTCCTATAAAAAGCTGGGAACAATCACAGCTTTCTTTTCAAGTTGGTGAGGCCATTTCTATTCATGATTATACACAATCCCTGGTTGAAATGGGGTATCGCAGGGAGGATATGATTTCGGCTAAGGGTGAATTCAGTATACGCGGGGGTATTATTGATCTATTTCCACTGACAAGTGAATACCCGGTCAGAATTGAACTCTTTGATGATGAGGTCGATTCAATTCGTTATTTTGACTCAAATTCTCAGCGCTCGTTTAATGAAAAACTGTCATCCATTACAGTTGGACCAGCTGAGGAGGTCCTGCTCACGGACGAGGAACGGCTGACAGGCGCACAAAGACTGGAACAGGCCCTGAGTGAGTCCTTAAAGAAAATGAAGAATGATCACGCTAAGAAGGAATTAGTAGAAAATATTGATTATGATATTGAACGGCTGAAAAATGGCGAAACCTTTCAGGAGATTTATAAGTATAGTTCCTTATTTTATGATCAGGCCGCTAGTTTGATAGATTACCTTCCGCAAAATGGGTTGGTTGTCATTGATGAAATGAGTCGAGTGGAAGAAACAGCCTCCAGATTGGACCAGGAGGAAGCGGACTGGTATGCAAATTTATTGGAGCAGAATAAAATGGTGCGTGACCTCAGCGTCTCCTTTTCCTGGAATGATATTCAGGAAAAATTAACGGGGTACTCCAAGCTGTATATGTCGGTCTTTTTACGTCATATTGCCAATACAAATCCGGAAAATTTAATTAATATTTCCTGCCGTGCCATGCAGGAATTTCACGGACAAATGAACCTGCTGAAAAGTGAACTGAACAGATGGGATAAAGCAGGCTTTTCTGTTTTTATCGTGGCTCCTACCAAAAACAGGGTGGAGAAGGTGCAATCTGTTCTGGAAGATTACGGGATGGAAGCCAGAGTTGCTGATCAGGGAATTGAGTTTCCTTTAAAAACGCCAACTATTGTAGAAGGTCAGATAAGTGGAGGCTTTGAACTTCCGCTCTTTCGTGTTGCCGTAATCACTGAACAGGAGCTATTTAAAAAACAAACAAAACGTCCGAAAAGAAGGCAGAAAATCTCCAATGCAGAGCGTATTAAAAGCTATCAGGAACTAAAAATCGGGGATTATGTCGTTCATGCCAATCATGGTATTGGTAAATATGTTGGGATTGAAACACTGGAGCTAAATGGCCTTCATAAAGATTATTTGCTTATAAAATATTCTGGTGATGACAAGCTTTATGTACCCATTGACCAGATTGATCTTGTTCAGAAATATGTAGGTTCTGGTGAAGGAAAGGAACCTAAGCTGTATAAACTGGGCGGAAGTGAATGGAAAAAGGTCAAAAATCGGGTCCAGTCTTCCGTTGAAGATATTGCCGATGATTTAATCAAACTTTATGCTGAACGGGAGCGGACCAAGGGCTTTGCCTTCTCGGGAGATAATGAAATGCAAAGGGAATTCGAAGCGGCTTTTCCTTATGAAGAAACAGAGGATCAGCTTCGTTGTATTGAGGAAATCAAACAGGATATGATGAAGTCGCGACCAATGGACCGTCTGCTTTGCGGGGATGTTGGCTACGGGAAGACAGAGGTTGCGATCCGTGCGGTATTTAAAGCCATTTTGGATGAAAAACAGGTAGCGATCCTTGTTCCAACAACCGTCCTGGCTCAGCAGCATTTTGAAACCTTCCAGGAGCGGTTCCAGGATTATGGCATTAACATAGGACTTTTAAGCCGTTTTCGTTCTAGAAAGCAGCAGAAGGAAACGATAGATGGACTGAAAATGGGTCTGGTGGATGTTGTCATCGGAACTCATCGGATTTTATCCAAGGATATTCAATACAAGGACCTCGGTTTGTTAATTGTGGATGAAGAACAGCGTTTCGGGGTGAAGCACAAGGAAAAGATAAAGCAGTTTAAAACCAACATTGATGTTTTAACGTTAACAGCAACACCGATTCCGCGTACCCTTCATATGTCCATGCTTGGCGTAAGGGATTTATCCGTCATTGAAACACCGCCTGAAAACCGGTTCCCTATTCAAACATATGTGATTGAATATAATCCTCAGTTTGTTCGGGAGGTTATAGAGAGGGAGCTTTCCCGCGGAGGTCAGGTTTTCTTTCTTTATAATCGTGTGGAAAATATTGAACGAATGGCTGCCGAAATTGATGTGTTAGTAGAGGATGCCCGGGTGACGTTTGCCCACGGGCGTATGAATGAAAATCAGCTGGAAAATGTGATGTTTGACTTTTTAGAGGGGCATTCGGATGTTCTGGTCAGTACAACGATTATTGAGACAGGTGTGGATATTCCGAATGTAAATACTCTGATTGTCTACGATGCAGATAAAATGGGACTAAGTCAGCTCTATCAGTTAAGGGGACGTGTAGGCAGATCGAACCGGATTGCATATGCGTACTTCACACATCAGCAGAATAAAGTGCTGACAGAGGTGGCTGAAAAACGACTGCAGGCAATCAAAGAATTTACCGAGCTTGGTTCCGGGTTTAAAATTGCGATGCGTGACTTATCCATTCGTGGAACAGGAAATCTATTAGGTGCGGAACAGCACGGGTTTATTGATTCTGTAGGTTTTGATATGTATTCCAAGATGCTTAAGGATGCTATCGATGCGAAAAAAGAAGGAAAAACCTATGAAGAAGCCAAGCCATTTGACGTTGAAATCAATGTCAATCTCGATGCTTATATCCCACCTTCTTATATAGAAGATGAAAAACAAAAGATTGATATGTATAAGCGTTTTGGGGCTGTTGAAAATATGGATGAGATTCTGGATCTTCAGGATGAATTGATGGATCGCTTCGGGGAATACCCGGAAGAAGTGGAAAACCTCCTGCAAGTTACCAAGCTTCGTATCATGGCCAGACAGGAGCGAATTGAATCCATAACCGAGAAAAAATTAAATGTTGAGCTTCTTATGGATGGGGAAGAAAGTCAGCAGGTAGATGGATCGAAGCTGTTTGAACTGGCCAATGAATATGGCCGCTTAATTCAGCTTGGAACTGAAAATAATAAACTGAAAATGGTATTTAAATTCAGCCGGGATCAAGCTCATAAGCGTTACGATGTAATTTCCGAATTTCTGACAAAGCTGCCTCGTGTGAAACAGCAGGAGGTCGCTTCTTCCTAGCTATCATGGATGTGTGCGGAATTGCTGGTATGTGGTTAAATTGAAGGCCATTGCTGCTGGTTGTTAGTGGGTTAATGTCCTTCAACGTGGTTGTGAAGGCCAGAGGATGGGTGGATTTCCAGTGGAGTGGCCCTCATCAGACGAATGAAGGACAAAGGATGGGTGGATTTGCACTGGAATGTCCTTCATCGAGGCTATGAAGGACAAAGGATGGGTGGATTGCCTTTGGAGTGTCCTTCATCAGACGAATGACGGACATTAAAGCACATGAATTCCAAGCAAAAGGCCTTCATCCGCATCCCAACCGTCGGGCCTGACCAGTCGCCTCCGCTTTTCTTGTCCAGCTGCGGCTCCTAGGTCTGCGCGGATATAAGCCAAAGCCATTCCGTGGCTAATGCCACTTCATGTCTTCGTCTTATCCCGCCAGACCTGACCAGTCGCCTCCGCTTTTCTTGTCCAACTGCGTTCACCCTCGCTTTTCCGCCTTAATTTTTACCAACTTGTGTATAGTTTGCCCTTGTTGTTAAATACTAACTTTACGAAACGGTGCAAGAGAAAGTCACCATACGTAATCACATCCAAGAAAGCGAGGATTGAGTGAGTAAATGAAAGCAACAGGTATTGTTCGACGCATCGATGATTTGGGAAGAGTTGTTGTACCAAAGGAGATTAGAAGAACGTTGCGTATTCGGGAAGGCGATCCTCTTGAAATTTTTGTTGACCGTGAAGGAGAAGTCATTCTTAAGAAATACTCTCCTATAAATGAATTAGGTGATTTTGCAAAAGAGTATGCAGAGGCTTTATTTGACACATTGGGACATGCCGTTTTTATATCCGACCGGGATGAATTTATTGCTGTAGCAGGAGGCTCGAAAAAAGAGTACTTAAACAAAAAAATTGGATCTCATATAGAAAAGATTATGGAAGAACGTAATGTCGTTTCAGAAAGTAATGAACAAAGCATTGAATTTCTTGAAGGACAGGAAGAAACCATTTCTTCGTACGTGATGGCTCCAATCATAGCGAATGGAGACCCCGTAGGTTGTGTTGTGTTAACTTCAGAGGAGGCGTTAGGAGAAGCTGAGAAAAAAGCGGCTGAAACGGCAGCAGGCTTTTTAGCAAGACAAATGGATTAATGGGATGATTAGAGGGCTGGCTCATCATTGGGCTAGTCCTCTTTCGATGTTATCCGAGTATTGTAATGAATGACGGCTCCTGTGCTATAATGATGCCATACATAGAGAAGAGGAAAGGCGAACAATATGAGTCATAGACAGGTGTTTAAGGGAGCATTGCTATTAACAGCAGCAGGAATATTGGGAAAGCTTTTAAGTGCAGGATATCGTGTTCCGCTCCAAAACTTAACAGGAGATACGGGGTTTTATATTTATCAGCAGGTGTATCCCTTTATCACTATTGCATGGATGATGTCTGTATATGGTTATCCTGCAGCCATCTCAACTTTCAACCTGGAGACAAGGCAGGAAAGGCATTCGGGAAGTCACATTACGTTATATATCCCGATTTTTATATTTTTGTTTTTTCTTAATGGAGTCGTATTTCTGGTTTTATATTTCGGTGCTCATCGAATGGCGGGGTGGATGGGGGACCCCCATTTAGAGGGACCTATTCAATTTGCTTCGTTGCTTTTTTTGCTCATCCCCTTTACCTCATTCTTACGGGGAAGTTTCCAAAGTGCAGAGGATATGCGTCCTTCAGCTGTTTCTCAAACGGGTGAGCAGCTTGTACGGATTGGGCTCATTTTATGGTTTACGTATACTTTTCTTCAGCAGGGGAAATCGCTTTATGATATAGGTAGCGGGGCAGCATTATCCTCTTCTATTGCAGCTTGTGCAGCAGTACTCATATTGATTCTATTGCTTCTGTTTTTCTACAGGCGGCACCAGATTCATTTTTCCCTGAAGATGATCTCCATCAGAAGAATGGTAAAAGTTCTTTTTGAAACAAGTATGATTGCAGGATTAAATTATATGCTGCTCATCCTGCTGCAGCTTGTGGATGTGTTTACGATTATCCCTGGATTACAGGAGTATGGCCTAACCTTAAGCGAGGCGAAAGCGGAAAAAGGGATTTTTGATCGGGGACAGCCCTTAGTTCAATTAGGAGTGGTGTTTGGATCCTCTTTATCCCTGGCACTGATACCTGCTATTTCAAAAATGAAAGCCAGGGGTACCGGAAATTTAGAGGAGCAATCGGTAAAAAGAGCTTTAAAATTTACATGTTTTTTTGCAACAGCAGCAACCATAGGAATCATTTTAATTTTTCCATCGGCTAATATTCTGCTCTTTAAAACGAATGTGGGTACAGAAGCGCTGCGAATCTTTATGGTTATGATTTTATTGGTATCGATTACGCTGACACTGTCGACCTTTTTGCAGGGGCTGGGTTTTGTGAAACGACAGGCACTCTTGTTTGGACTGGCCGTCGTAATGAAAGGGATACTAAATGTCCTGTTGATTCCTGCTTTCGGAATTCAGGGAGCGGCAACGGCCTCTGTTGTGAGTGTGCTGATTTTGGCGGCAGCCTTTGCTCTTATGCTTAAAAGATATACAGGCCTTTCCTATCGCCGGATTTTGCCCTGGAAACCCTTTTTGTTCTCTTTAAGTATATTGGCGATCATCGTCCTCATGATGAAGCTGTTACTCTTAAATGGAGAAGTGAACCATCGAATGGATGTTTTAGGCTATATTATAGCAAGCACCAGTCTGGGGGCCCTGTCGTTCTTTGGAGCCCTCATTTGGAGCGGAGGGCTTACACTGAGGGAATTACGGCTGTTCCCATATGGAAAGCAATTAACCGAGTGGGTTGTCAGGAGGAGAAGACCATGAAAAAAATGATTACGATTTTAGGATTAGGGGCAGGGGATATCAATCAGATTCCGCTGGGGGTCTATCGTCAATTGGTTTCCTCTGAGTCAGTTGTCCATACACGGACGATGGATCATCCTGTGATAAAGTCACTGGTAGCGGATGGGGTACAGTTTCAATCCTTTGATGACGTATATGAAAAACATGATTCATTTGAGCCTGTTTATCAGGAAATAGTTCAGAATCTATTGCAGGCAGCAGAGAGTTTTCCGGTCATTTATACCACGCCGGGACACCCGATGCTGGCGGAAAGAGCTGTTCAAATTTTACTGGAAAAAGCTAAACAGGATTCGGCCGTGCAGATCCACATAGGACAGGGTCACAGCTATCTCGACGCGTTATTTGCCAGTCTGAAAATTGATCCTGTCGAAGGGTTTCAATTTCTGGATGCGACATCATTTAAACGCTTGGAAGTCCAATTTGACCAGCACGTTGTATTTACCCAGGTATATGATCAAATGATTGCTTCGGAAGTAAAGTTGACGTTAATGGAGGACTTGCCGGACCATTATCCTGTTACCGTTGTACATGCCGCAGGGAGCGATGAGGAGTGGACCAAAGAGGTTCCTCTGTTTGAGTTGGATCGGTCCGTGCCTTTAAGCAATTTAATCAGCGTTTATGTACCCCCGGCTCCCCCAGAATTGCGTCATCACCAATTCAACCGTCTTCGTGAGGTCATTGCGATTTTAAGAGGGCCTGATGGATGTCCGTGGGATCGCAAACAAACCCATGAATCCCTGCGTCCGTATTTACTTGAAGAAGCCTATGAGGTGATTGAGGCCATTGATGAACAGGATGATGAAAAGCTTGCGGATGAATTAGGCGATGTTCTCCTTCAGGTTATGCTTCATGGTCAAATTGGTGAAGATGAGGGATATTTCAGTGTGGATGACGTAATCCGGCATATTACCGATAAAATGGTTCGCAGGCATCCGCATGTTTTCGGGAATGTAAATCTGAATACCTCTGATGAAGTAGTTAAGACCTGGGATGAAATAAAAAGGGATGAAAAAGGCGGAGTTGAGGAAGAATCGATTGTCGATGATATTGAAAAGTCACTTCCTGCTTTACTGATTGCATTTGAATTGCAAAAGAAGACAGGTAAGGTTGGCTTTGACTGGGAGGACTTTCAACCTGTTTTTGATAAAATTATGGAGGAAATAAAGGAATTTAAACAGTCCTTAGCGAAACAAACAACTACCGAAATGGAAAAGGAACTGGGGGATATCCTGTTTTCCATCGTTAATCTGGCCAGACATTATAAAATAAATCCTGAAATTGCTCTGCAGCGAAGTAATCAAACCTTTAAGCGGCGCTTCCAATTCATCGAAAAGAGGACAAAGGAACAGGGGAAAACCTTGAATGATATGACTTTAGAGGAAATGGATCAACTTTGGAATGAAGCAAAGTCTAACGAAAAAGAGAGGTAAAGTCTATGCGATTAGATAAATTTTTAAAAATTTCACGTTTAATTAAAAGAAGAACATTAGCTAAGGAAGTAGCCGAGCAGGGGAGAATTCAATTAAACGGACAGCCTGCTAAAGCATCAACCAAACTATCCGCAGGGGATGAGTTAACCATACGCTTTGGCCAGAAGCTGCTGACCGTAAAAGTAAACGATCTCCGTGAAACCGTAAAGAAGGATGAAGCACAAGGTCTTTATACAGTTGTAAAGGAAGAACCTGTTCATCAGGACTAGTTTTTTCACGCATTAACAGGCCATAATTCCTCCTCGATGTTTCACTAATATCTCTTAAAAACTTATATTCGAGGAAAAAGCCAATGGAATACGGCCATTTAAAAAATATAAACTTTTAAGTTCTATACTTGTCCTTTTTATCATAGATTTTTAATGATAAGGAGGGGCGAGTATATGAATTATGAAAACCAATTTTATCCGAGCACAAGAGAACCACAGGAACACCATGTAAAGGTACTGAACCGAAGAGAGCTTGAAATTACAGGAGTTAAGGAAGTAGATAGCTTTGATAATGAAGAATTTTTACTTCAAACCTCGTTTGGCTACCTGGTTGTACGCGGCGAAAACCTGCATATGAAGAATTTAAATTTGGACGAGACTTTAGTATCCATTAAGGGGCGGGTATATGAATTATCATATATAGACGACCAGCAAGGAGATAAAGCTAAAGGTCTCTTTAGCAAGCTATTTAAATGAGTTTATCCCTGCAGTTTATAACCATGCTTGTGATGGCCGGTAGCGGAATTTACCTTGGGATGGCTGCGGATACCTTTCACAGATTCAATGAACGAAAAAAGCGAAAGCCTTGGATTCATTATTGTAATGAGATTCTGTTCTGGATTTTGCAGGGTTTAATAATATTTTATATCTTATACTTAACGAATTATGGACAAATTCGCTTTTATATCTGGTTAGCCCTTATTTTTGGCTTTGCGTTTTATCAAGCGCTTCTAAGGGTATGGTATTTAAAAGTTTTGGAGCATCTCATTCAGTTTTCCGTTACCACCTGGCAAGTATTGCGGAGGCTCATTCAACGTTTGGTGATCGCCCCGCTTTCCTGGATGCTGAAGGTGCTAACCTACCTCTTAACTCTTTTCTGGACGGCTGTCATCTGGGTCCTGTTCATTCCATGGAAGCTATTAAGAAGACCTCTGATATTTGTCTGGAATCAAATAAAAAAGCTTATTCCTGAGAATGTCAAAAAATATATTCTTTCTTTTTTAGAACTTTGTAGTAAAATAATAAATAACCTGGTTGACATTTGGAAATCGATTTTTGCAAAAAGGAGGTAAATCGACGATGAGTTCGGCTAATAAACGAGTAACCAGACTGGATTCAAATTATGTACGAGAATATGATGCATATGTGGAGCGGCAAAATAAGCGTAAAAAGCGTCTTTATCGTCGATTGACCCTTTTTGCAATTGTTGCAGTGAGTGTATTTGCTTATTTAATCACCTTTCATTTAAATCAGCGTGAACTTTATAAAGAAAAAGTCAGTGAATATGAACAATTAAATGATGAATTGGATAAACTAGAAGTAAAAGAAAAGAACCTGCAACAGGAAATTGACTTATTAAATGATACAGATTACATTTTACAAATTGCCAGGAAGGACTATTTTCTTTCAAAAGACGGGGAAATTATCTTTAATGTACCCGACGATGAGTCGTCTTATTGACACTTTTTTAAGTGCATATATATAATATATAAGAAGTACACTTTTTTAAAATTCTAAGGAGGAGCATTTTTTTTATGTCAGTTGAAGTAGGCAGCAAGCTGAAAGGCAAGGTAACGGGCATCACAAATTTTGGAGCTTTTGTAGAACTGCCTGATGGATCTACAGGGTTGGTTCACATTAGCGAAGTAGCAGATAAGTATGTCAAGGACATTCATGAGTTTTTGACAGTAGGAGACGAAGTAGAAGTTAAAGTTATTAATGTAAGTGAAGGAAAAATTGGACTTTCCATTAAAAAAGCAAAGGAAAACAAAAATCCTAACAACAACAACAACAAACGTGGAAATCCAAAGAGACGCAGTGAATCATTTGAAGCCAAAATGAACCGTTTTCTTAAAGACAGTGAAGATCGCTTAGCTTCTTTAAGAAAGAACACGGAATCTAAACGTGGTGGACGTGGTGCTAAAAAAGGTTAACTTGCTGTCTGACTGTATAAAATCAAAATGAATCATTTAACGTAATAGATATAAGGAAAAGCCCTGGAATGAGAATCCCGGGCTTTTTTTAATGTTCATAAAAATGGGCTCTATACTAAATGTGGTGGTATCTCCAGTATTATCAATACTTCATAAAAAACCCCCTTTTCAGTGACTCTTCTGTCCTGAAAGGGGGTTTTCTACTTAACATCTACGCTTTTCGTATGACCCGTACGGGATTCGAACCCGTGTTACCGCCGTGAAAGGGCGGTGTCTTAACCACTTGACCAACGGGCCGTAGTAAAGAAATGAAAATATGGTAGCGGCGGAGGGGATCGAACCCCCGACCTCACGGGTATGAACCGTACGCTCTCGCCAGCTGAGCTACGCCGCCAAATAGTTTATATCTGAAACGCACAAAAAATATAATACAACAGGATATATATTGTGTCAACCGTTCTATAAATTTTTTTATGACATATTAACTGACCGTACTATTCCCACTGATGGAAGTTTCACATTATCCAGCATTATTCTGATGGTCCACTTATACATGATCAGGGAAAAAGACTGGTAAAATTTTGATGATGTCGAGGGATTATGACACACATTGTTTCAAATGAATCAAACGTTCTTTTTTTCTTGTTGAATTGAAAAATCATTTTCAGAAAGACGTCGAAGATTTTTTTATGGTTGTCCTCCTGTTTTGACAAAAAAATTAGTGGTTATGTGGTTAAATCAATAGGTAAAGGAGTGATCGACCATGATTGAATCTGTAACAAGAAGTCAATCAAAATCATTATACCAGCAGCTTCGTTTTGCTTTGATAAATGCAAAAAGGAAGACGAAAGAACTTTCACAGCGAAAACTTATTGAAGAGGGCTGGCTTCTTCTATTTGCTGGATTTCTCTTAGGCAGAGCCATTATCCTTGAATCAGTTTCGCCCTTTGCGGTTGCTTTCTTTGCATCAATTTGGATGATCAGACGGAAATTATCCCTAAAAGTAGCCTTTGCCGTACTGGCTGGAAGCTTGACCCTTCATTGGGAGCATTCTCTGTTCTTACTTAGCAGTATCTTTTTATTTTGTGTTCTTGCGGGTATATTCAGAAAGACCACTAATCAGCAAAAATGGCTTCCGGTTTTTGTTTTCATTTCCTGCATCATTCCGAGAATTTCCGGATCTTATCTGGCGGGGCAAATGGAAACTTACCAGTGGGTATTATCTATTGTAGAATCCAGTTTAAGCGTGATACTTGTTCTCATTTTTATGCAGAGTGTGCCGATATTATCACCAAATGCCGTAAAAAAAGATTTAAAGAATGAGGAAATTGTCTGCATGATGATTTTGCTGGCTTCGGTGTTGACCGGAATGATCGGCTGGATTGTTTTGGATGCATCAGTGGAGCAGGTCTTTTCCCGTTATGTCGTGTTATTACTGGCTTATATTGCCGGAGCAGCGATCGGATCAACGGTAGGTGTAGTGACAGGACTGGTTTTGAGTCTGGCTGATGTTGCGAGTCTGTATCAAATGAGTTTGTTAGCCTTTGCCGGTCTGCTGGGTGGACTTTTAAAGGATGGTAAGAAAATTGGAGTAGGCTTGGGCTTGTTCGTCGCAACGCTTTTAATTGGAATTTATGGAGAAGGTCAGGGGGCTCCATTTAGACCGGTTATGATTGAGACGGGACTTGCTATCGCATTATTTTTTGCGACACCTGATGGCTGGATTCGTAAAATGGCCCGATATATTCCAGGAACAAATGAACATACAGAAGAGCAGCAGCAATATTTGCAAAAGGTCAGGGATGTGACAGCACAAAGAGTGGAGACATTTTCTGATATGTTTCAGGCTCTCTCCAAAAGCTTTTCGCGAATTGATGGGGTTACCCCTCAGACGCAGGATGGTAAGGAACGAGATTATTTTTTAAGCAACGTAACAGAAAAAACGTGCCAGTCCTGTTTCAAAAAGGAAAGCTGCTGGGTACATAAATTTGACCAGACCTACGACTATATGACGGAGATTATGGATGAGATGGAAAAAGGAACCTTTGATAATAAACGAAAATTAAAAAGAGATTTTGAGAATCACTGTGTAAAATCCGGGAAAGTTTATGAAACCATGAAAAATGAGCTTTCCTTTTACGAGGCGAATCAGCGTCTGAAAAAACAGGTGAAAGAAAGTCGGAAGTTTGTTGCGGAACAATTGAGAGGCGTTTCCGATGTCATGGACAATTTTGCTAAGGAAATTATGAAGGAACGGCAAATTCATGAGCAGCAGGAACAGGAAATTGTACAGGCCATTCGGAATCTGGGCTTTGAAATAGAGAAGCTGGATATTTATAGTCTTGATCCGGGCAACATTGATATCGAAATGAACCTGTCTTTTTATGATTATCACGGAGAAGGTTCGAAAGTCATTGCCCCGGCACTATCAGAT from Virgibacillus sp. MSP4-1 harbors:
- the spoIIE gene encoding stage II sporulation protein E, with product MIESVTRSQSKSLYQQLRFALINAKRKTKELSQRKLIEEGWLLLFAGFLLGRAIILESVSPFAVAFFASIWMIRRKLSLKVAFAVLAGSLTLHWEHSLFLLSSIFLFCVLAGIFRKTTNQQKWLPVFVFISCIIPRISGSYLAGQMETYQWVLSIVESSLSVILVLIFMQSVPILSPNAVKKDLKNEEIVCMMILLASVLTGMIGWIVLDASVEQVFSRYVVLLLAYIAGAAIGSTVGVVTGLVLSLADVASLYQMSLLAFAGLLGGLLKDGKKIGVGLGLFVATLLIGIYGEGQGAPFRPVMIETGLAIALFFATPDGWIRKMARYIPGTNEHTEEQQQYLQKVRDVTAQRVETFSDMFQALSKSFSRIDGVTPQTQDGKERDYFLSNVTEKTCQSCFKKESCWVHKFDQTYDYMTEIMDEMEKGTFDNKRKLKRDFENHCVKSGKVYETMKNELSFYEANQRLKKQVKESRKFVAEQLRGVSDVMDNFAKEIMKERQIHEQQEQEIVQAIRNLGFEIEKLDIYSLDPGNIDIEMNLSFYDYHGEGSKVIAPALSDILEETVIVDKEEVSPFPNGYGYFTFKSARQYNIQTGVAHAAKGGGLISGDSYLTMELGSGRYALAISDGMGNGERAYMESMETLRLLRQILQSGIDEKVAIKSINSILSLRTTDEIFSTLDLAVIDLHHAGAKFLKIGSTPSFVRRTSDIIKVEAGNLPIGIIKEFDVDVVSEQLKPDDILIMMSDGIFEGPDHIENVDMWLRRKIKSIETNDPQAIADIILEEVVRTKSGEIDDDMTVLVAKLEEHIPKWASFPLHKAQ
- the yabP gene encoding sporulation protein YabP, translated to MNYENQFYPSTREPQEHHVKVLNRRELEITGVKEVDSFDNEEFLLQTSFGYLVVRGENLHMKNLNLDETLVSIKGRVYELSYIDDQQGDKAKGLFSKLFK
- the mazG gene encoding nucleoside triphosphate pyrophosphohydrolase; protein product: MKKMITILGLGAGDINQIPLGVYRQLVSSESVVHTRTMDHPVIKSLVADGVQFQSFDDVYEKHDSFEPVYQEIVQNLLQAAESFPVIYTTPGHPMLAERAVQILLEKAKQDSAVQIHIGQGHSYLDALFASLKIDPVEGFQFLDATSFKRLEVQFDQHVVFTQVYDQMIASEVKLTLMEDLPDHYPVTVVHAAGSDEEWTKEVPLFELDRSVPLSNLISVYVPPAPPELRHHQFNRLREVIAILRGPDGCPWDRKQTHESLRPYLLEEAYEVIEAIDEQDDEKLADELGDVLLQVMLHGQIGEDEGYFSVDDVIRHITDKMVRRHPHVFGNVNLNTSDEVVKTWDEIKRDEKGGVEEESIVDDIEKSLPALLIAFELQKKTGKVGFDWEDFQPVFDKIMEEIKEFKQSLAKQTTTEMEKELGDILFSIVNLARHYKINPEIALQRSNQTFKRRFQFIEKRTKEQGKTLNDMTLEEMDQLWNEAKSNEKER
- the yabQ gene encoding spore cortex biosynthesis protein YabQ; translated protein: MAADTFHRFNERKKRKPWIHYCNEILFWILQGLIIFYILYLTNYGQIRFYIWLALIFGFAFYQALLRVWYLKVLEHLIQFSVTTWQVLRRLIQRLVIAPLSWMLKVLTYLLTLFWTAVIWVLFIPWKLLRRPLIFVWNQIKKLIPENVKKYILSFLELCSKIINNLVDIWKSIFAKRR
- a CDS encoding RNA-binding S4 domain-containing protein, translated to MRLDKFLKISRLIKRRTLAKEVAEQGRIQLNGQPAKASTKLSAGDELTIRFGQKLLTVKVNDLRETVKKDEAQGLYTVVKEEPVHQD
- a CDS encoding septum formation initiator family protein, whose amino-acid sequence is MSSANKRVTRLDSNYVREYDAYVERQNKRKKRLYRRLTLFAIVAVSVFAYLITFHLNQRELYKEKVSEYEQLNDELDKLEVKEKNLQQEIDLLNDTDYILQIARKDYFLSKDGEIIFNVPDDESSY
- a CDS encoding S1 domain-containing RNA-binding protein codes for the protein MSVEVGSKLKGKVTGITNFGAFVELPDGSTGLVHISEVADKYVKDIHEFLTVGDEVEVKVINVSEGKIGLSIKKAKENKNPNNNNNKRGNPKRRSESFEAKMNRFLKDSEDRLASLRKNTESKRGGRGAKKG